One Candidatus Lernaella stagnicola DNA window includes the following coding sequences:
- a CDS encoding Smr/MutS family protein, whose amino-acid sequence MVRPLGTMELDLHGMTVKEALAAFREEYNRLARHHRGAELTVVHGYSTTGLADRSIKSALHALLRRHAAKLAFTPGEQFPSGNPGFTRVTVNEPLGDELEDAILVFCATGQTRAKIIRKFLRGRTEAELTAVIKTLQTNGHLRQTRKGKVTILQTVDKSATKDNA is encoded by the coding sequence GTGGTTCGCCCGCTAGGCACGATGGAACTCGACCTACACGGCATGACCGTCAAAGAGGCGCTGGCCGCCTTCCGCGAGGAGTACAACCGCCTGGCCCGGCACCATCGGGGCGCCGAACTCACCGTTGTCCACGGCTACAGCACGACCGGCCTGGCCGATCGCTCGATCAAATCGGCATTGCACGCCCTGCTGCGCCGCCATGCCGCCAAGCTTGCCTTCACGCCGGGCGAACAGTTCCCGAGCGGCAACCCCGGCTTCACGCGGGTTACCGTAAACGAACCGCTCGGCGACGAGTTGGAAGACGCCATCCTCGTCTTTTGCGCCACGGGCCAGACCCGCGCGAAAATTATCCGCAAGTTCCTGCGCGGCCGCACCGAAGCCGAACTCACGGCGGTGATCAAAACTCTGCAAACCAACGGCCACCTTCGCCAAACGCGCAAGGGCAAGGTGACAATTCTGCAAACCGTCGACAAATCGGCGACCAAGGACAACGCATGA
- the mnmE gene encoding tRNA uridine-5-carboxymethylaminomethyl(34) synthesis GTPase MnmE encodes MLPSNRDTICALATARGRAGIAVVRLSGPDALAIGWSRFAPHRSMDEPPPRQMVLGRVLDATGETLDEALCVYFPAGGSYTGEPVVEWQLHGNPAIVEAALESLLAGGARLAEPGEFTRRAYLAGRMDLSQAEAVADLIEARSLAAARAAQRRLSGALSAKVTELRNVLIEAMALAEAEIDFPEEDIGEVDQARLRALVEQAQAGVAELLAGHQRARALAEGAQVAIAGRPNAGKSSLLNRLAGTRRALVHPEAGTTRDRVEVEVVIDGIPVRLIDTAGLRRHAGDVEQQGIELARQAVAEADHVIYLIDGGVGVTEADRELIAELPERRLIVWNKVDLRAPSTDFADLGDVTVSATEGTGIDTLRERLVVDLGVSEDASETLLATIRHKNLTEIASDRLQTASAATQNGVGIELVVTDLRDAATALGEILGETTADDVLDALFARFCVGK; translated from the coding sequence ATGCTACCCAGCAATCGCGATACCATCTGCGCACTGGCCACGGCCCGCGGCCGGGCGGGCATTGCCGTGGTGCGTCTGTCGGGCCCCGACGCCCTGGCGATCGGTTGGTCGCGCTTTGCGCCACACCGTTCCATGGACGAACCGCCGCCACGGCAAATGGTGCTCGGGCGCGTGCTGGACGCCACGGGCGAAACGCTCGACGAAGCCCTGTGCGTCTACTTCCCCGCCGGCGGCAGCTACACCGGCGAGCCCGTCGTCGAGTGGCAGCTTCACGGGAACCCCGCGATCGTCGAAGCGGCGCTGGAGTCCCTGCTCGCGGGCGGGGCGCGGCTGGCTGAACCCGGCGAGTTCACCCGTCGCGCGTACCTGGCCGGGCGCATGGATTTATCCCAAGCCGAGGCGGTTGCCGACCTCATCGAAGCCCGCAGCCTCGCGGCGGCTCGTGCGGCGCAACGGCGGCTTTCAGGCGCGCTGTCGGCCAAGGTGACCGAACTGCGCAACGTCTTGATCGAAGCGATGGCGCTGGCCGAGGCCGAAATCGATTTCCCCGAGGAGGATATCGGCGAGGTGGATCAAGCCCGCTTGCGGGCACTGGTCGAACAAGCGCAAGCCGGCGTGGCGGAACTGCTGGCCGGGCACCAACGAGCCCGCGCCTTGGCCGAAGGCGCGCAAGTGGCGATCGCCGGGCGGCCCAATGCGGGCAAGTCGAGCCTGCTCAACCGCCTGGCCGGAACGCGCCGTGCTTTGGTTCACCCGGAGGCGGGCACGACCCGCGACCGCGTCGAGGTCGAAGTCGTCATCGACGGGATCCCTGTCCGCCTGATCGACACCGCCGGGCTGCGCCGCCATGCCGGCGACGTGGAACAGCAGGGCATCGAACTAGCGCGGCAGGCCGTCGCCGAAGCGGACCATGTCATCTATCTGATTGACGGCGGGGTGGGGGTTACCGAGGCCGACCGCGAGCTGATCGCCGAGCTGCCCGAGCGGCGGCTGATCGTCTGGAACAAGGTCGACCTGCGCGCCCCGTCGACCGACTTCGCCGACCTGGGCGACGTGACCGTTTCGGCCACCGAAGGCACCGGCATCGACACCCTGCGCGAGCGCCTGGTGGTCGATTTGGGCGTGTCGGAGGATGCGTCGGAGACGCTATTGGCGACCATTCGGCACAAAAATCTGACCGAAATAGCGTCCGATCGACTCCAAACAGCGTCCGCTGCAACACAAAACGGTGTCGGAATCGAGCTGGTGGTCACCGATTTGCGCGACGCCGCGACCGCGTTGGGAGAGATCCTCGGCGAGACCACTGCCGATGATGTGCTGGATGCGCTGTTCGCGCGCTTCTGTGTCGGAAAATGA
- a CDS encoding GH92 family glycosyl hydrolase: protein MSAFRWFWILLLVVSLVGAVVACGDDDDDDNDDVTPGDDDDDDDNNDDDDSNDDDTADDDDTTDDDDDDDDDDTAPPDVLDYVDPFIGTGGLAFGYASGYPGPKWPYGLMSLSPDTSWLGMHFTFNHFSGYIYSDTEIRGFTHTHFHGTGAADYGNLMVMAMNQAPGRTISEKNYRSNFIKTNEYAEAGYYAVYLTDPEVKVELTARASAGLHRYTWMGDGDRYLVVNPCSKIEDSWIETADFEIDVPNQTMTGSVHHDGGLVGRNEGVMIYFAMQFSEPFTEHGIWENGNTSSGETSAQGEDVGAYFGFNVAKGEPVLLRVGISFQSVAQAEANLAAEMPDWDLDDAVADNQNAWRDVMGKIELVGGTEQQRRIFYTALYHTHMMPTKWSEPNGKYRGFDEATHDDQGVDYYTDFSLWDTFRTEHPLLFLIEPEESGDMMQSLVRMIEQGGALPQWPAGDGYTGCMIGNSAMMVFAEAYLKGIDGWDVQTAYDAAYEVATSPTAPRGRTDLQNYLDKGYICVENRARGASDALEYYYNDAAMSWWADALGYTADAAQLLAQSQNYVEHFNPETKFMEPRSCDGNFLDGWWRSNVFSEYYVEGNAWHWSFYVPHDPEGFIGLFDNEEDFVTKLDYAFRMGQGGPDNALLPDTYYWFGNEMNMFHNYMFNYTSRPDLAQKYTRWIMEAKFRDEPAGLDGNDDCGTLSAWYVFSSLGFFPLAGSDIYTIGSPLWDGAVLHLPGGDLTISVENNSPENVYVQSVQLNGEDLTEPFFTHDQIVNGGTIDFVMGPNPSTWFAR, encoded by the coding sequence ATGAGCGCGTTTCGCTGGTTCTGGATTCTCTTGCTGGTTGTTTCTCTGGTTGGTGCCGTGGTTGCGTGCGGCGATGACGACGACGATGACAACGACGACGTCACGCCCGGTGACGACGACGATGACGACGATAACAACGACGATGACGATAGCAACGACGATGACACCGCCGACGACGACGACACGACGGATGACGATGACGATGACGATGACGACGATACCGCGCCGCCCGACGTGCTCGATTACGTCGACCCCTTCATCGGCACCGGCGGCCTCGCCTTCGGCTACGCCAGCGGCTACCCCGGCCCCAAGTGGCCCTACGGCCTGATGTCGCTAAGCCCCGATACGTCTTGGCTCGGCATGCATTTCACGTTCAACCACTTCTCGGGCTACATCTACTCCGACACCGAGATTCGCGGCTTCACGCACACCCATTTCCACGGCACGGGCGCGGCCGATTACGGCAACCTGATGGTCATGGCGATGAACCAAGCGCCCGGCCGCACCATCAGCGAAAAGAACTACCGCAGCAACTTTATCAAGACCAACGAATACGCCGAGGCCGGCTACTACGCCGTGTACCTGACCGACCCGGAAGTGAAAGTCGAACTCACCGCCCGCGCGTCCGCCGGGCTGCACCGCTACACCTGGATGGGCGACGGCGACCGCTACCTCGTGGTCAATCCGTGCTCCAAAATCGAGGATAGCTGGATCGAAACCGCCGACTTCGAAATCGACGTGCCGAACCAAACCATGACCGGCTCCGTCCACCACGACGGCGGCCTGGTCGGTCGTAACGAAGGCGTGATGATCTACTTCGCCATGCAGTTTTCCGAACCCTTCACCGAGCACGGCATCTGGGAAAACGGGAACACGTCAAGCGGTGAAACCTCGGCGCAGGGCGAAGACGTCGGCGCGTATTTCGGTTTCAACGTGGCCAAGGGCGAGCCCGTGCTGCTGCGCGTGGGCATTAGTTTCCAGAGCGTCGCCCAGGCCGAAGCCAACCTCGCCGCCGAGATGCCGGATTGGGATCTCGACGACGCCGTGGCCGACAACCAGAACGCCTGGCGCGATGTCATGGGCAAGATCGAACTGGTCGGCGGCACCGAGCAGCAGCGGCGCATCTTTTACACCGCGCTCTACCACACGCATATGATGCCTACGAAATGGAGCGAGCCCAACGGCAAGTACCGCGGGTTCGACGAAGCCACTCACGACGACCAGGGCGTGGACTACTACACCGACTTCTCGCTGTGGGATACCTTCCGCACCGAGCACCCGCTGCTCTTTTTGATCGAGCCCGAAGAAAGCGGCGACATGATGCAGTCCCTCGTGCGGATGATCGAACAAGGCGGCGCGCTGCCCCAATGGCCCGCCGGCGACGGCTACACCGGCTGCATGATCGGCAACAGCGCCATGATGGTCTTCGCCGAAGCCTACCTCAAAGGCATCGACGGGTGGGATGTCCAAACCGCCTACGACGCCGCGTACGAAGTGGCCACCAGCCCGACCGCGCCGCGCGGACGCACGGACCTCCAGAACTACCTCGATAAGGGTTACATCTGTGTGGAGAACAGGGCGCGAGGCGCCAGCGACGCGCTGGAGTACTACTACAACGACGCGGCCATGTCCTGGTGGGCCGACGCGCTGGGTTATACCGCCGACGCCGCGCAACTGCTCGCGCAAAGCCAGAACTACGTGGAGCACTTCAACCCGGAAACCAAGTTCATGGAGCCGCGCTCCTGCGACGGCAACTTCCTGGACGGCTGGTGGCGGTCCAATGTGTTCAGCGAGTACTACGTGGAGGGCAACGCCTGGCACTGGAGCTTCTACGTACCGCATGATCCGGAAGGATTCATCGGCTTGTTCGACAACGAGGAAGACTTCGTCACTAAGCTCGACTACGCCTTCCGCATGGGCCAGGGCGGTCCGGATAACGCGCTGCTGCCCGATACCTACTACTGGTTCGGCAACGAGATGAACATGTTCCACAACTACATGTTCAACTACACCAGCCGCCCCGACCTCGCCCAGAAATACACGCGCTGGATCATGGAGGCCAAGTTCCGCGACGAGCCCGCCGGCCTGGACGGCAACGACGACTGCGGCACGCTCTCGGCCTGGTACGTCTTCAGTTCGCTCGGCTTCTTCCCCCTGGCCGGCTCCGATATCTACACCATCGGCAGCCCGCTTTGGGACGGCGCGGTGCTCCACCTGCCCGGCGGCGACCTGACCATCAGCGTCGAGAACAACAGCCCGGAGAACGTCTACGTGCAGTCGGTGCAGCTTAACGGAGAGGACCTCACCGAGCCCTTCTTCACCCATGACCAGATAGTGAACGGCGGCACGATCGATTTCGTGATGGGGCCCAACCCCTCCACGTGGTTCGCCCGCTAG
- a CDS encoding endo alpha-1,4 polygalactosaminidase — MIRTTPTAVLWLAATLLAITAGCGGNDDNGNHHAGGDWSPPVGTTWQWQLLGPIDDSFDVDVYDIDLFDVEVATIAGLQADGRTVICYFSAGSWENWREDADEFPAQVKGETLEGWPDERWLDIRNHAVRNVMEKRLDLAAAKGCDAVEPDNVDGYTNANGFGLTNADQLDYNRWLAAQSHARGLSVGLKNDLDQVAELVDNFDWALNEQCRAYDECDMLSPFLQAGKAVFNAEYVENWSDAAALRDEICGTHPQLSTIIKQWDLTARRLACN; from the coding sequence ATGATTCGAACCACTCCAACCGCGGTCTTATGGTTGGCCGCGACCCTTCTTGCAATCACCGCCGGCTGCGGCGGTAACGACGACAATGGCAACCACCACGCGGGCGGCGACTGGTCGCCGCCGGTGGGAACGACGTGGCAGTGGCAACTGCTCGGACCGATCGACGACTCCTTCGACGTGGACGTGTACGACATCGATCTGTTCGACGTCGAAGTTGCAACCATCGCCGGATTGCAGGCGGACGGGCGTACGGTGATCTGTTATTTCTCCGCCGGAAGTTGGGAAAACTGGCGGGAAGATGCGGACGAATTCCCGGCGCAGGTAAAGGGCGAAACGCTGGAAGGATGGCCCGACGAGCGCTGGCTGGATATTCGTAATCACGCCGTGCGCAACGTGATGGAAAAACGCCTTGATCTGGCCGCGGCCAAAGGGTGCGACGCCGTGGAACCGGACAACGTCGACGGTTACACCAACGCCAACGGCTTCGGCCTGACCAACGCTGACCAGCTTGATTACAACCGCTGGCTGGCGGCGCAATCGCACGCGCGAGGGCTGTCGGTCGGGTTGAAAAACGATTTGGACCAAGTTGCGGAACTCGTCGACAATTTCGATTGGGCGCTCAACGAACAATGCCGCGCATACGACGAATGCGACATGCTCTCTCCTTTCCTGCAGGCAGGCAAAGCGGTTTTCAACGCGGAATACGTCGAGAATTGGTCGGACGCCGCGGCGCTCCGCGACGAAATTTGCGGCACGCATCCGCAGCTATCGACGATCATCAAACAATGGGATTTGACCGCACGCCGGCTGGCGTGTAACTAA
- a CDS encoding FG-GAP repeat protein encodes MRQQSIAIALTAALVLMAGAAFATVTIPASDADIGFLGEQGDNIGFITATGDFNGDGVTDLFIAAPGD; translated from the coding sequence ATGCGACAGCAAAGTATTGCCATAGCTCTTACCGCGGCGCTGGTTTTGATGGCCGGCGCCGCTTTTGCCACCGTCACCATTCCCGCCTCGGATGCCGACATCGGTTTTTTGGGCGAGCAGGGTGATAACATCGGCTTCATCACCGCGACCGGCGATTTCAACGGCGACGGCGTTACCGACCTGTTCATCGCCGCGCCGGGCGACTGA
- a CDS encoding PIG-L family deacetylase produces the protein MPITSLEDFLTALDRMERPLVVVAHQDDEITFGGTLTRCGDRARIVWVTNGDGLYFQTDLAPKEYGQIRMAEALHSAAAAGVDAARTECLDFSEVEIYRRMMYVTKDPAAVLRLKPFFQKIADAIKDRIFAHRPEVVFTGGYQGGNPEHDLTHFFTRLALDEYERETGLEVPLIHVPMYEYTILIAMRFNPAYPGLRWRYVINEREKQAKREMIEAYPSQTQLFAEFERVVGAVSFLGYLKNGRRLSLEEYASIEEYGPVPKGWDYLKNPHTFDWANYIGDDFAGVPVSFDKSVRPIVASFPRPL, from the coding sequence ATGCCCATTACTTCACTCGAAGATTTTTTGACCGCCCTTGACCGCATGGAACGGCCGCTGGTCGTCGTCGCTCACCAGGACGACGAAATCACCTTCGGCGGCACGCTGACCCGCTGCGGCGACCGCGCCCGCATCGTCTGGGTCACCAACGGCGACGGCCTCTACTTCCAAACCGACCTCGCGCCCAAAGAATACGGGCAAATCCGCATGGCCGAGGCCCTCCATAGCGCCGCCGCCGCCGGAGTCGACGCCGCGCGCACCGAATGCCTGGATTTCTCCGAGGTCGAGATCTACCGGCGCATGATGTACGTCACAAAGGACCCCGCCGCGGTCTTGCGCCTCAAACCCTTCTTTCAAAAGATCGCCGACGCGATCAAAGACCGCATTTTCGCCCACCGGCCCGAAGTGGTCTTCACCGGCGGCTACCAGGGCGGCAATCCCGAACACGACCTGACGCACTTCTTCACCCGCCTGGCCCTGGATGAGTACGAGCGCGAAACCGGCCTCGAAGTCCCGCTGATCCACGTGCCGATGTACGAGTACACGATCCTGATCGCCATGCGCTTCAACCCCGCCTACCCCGGCTTGCGCTGGCGGTACGTGATCAACGAACGCGAAAAGCAGGCCAAGCGCGAAATGATCGAAGCCTACCCCTCGCAGACGCAGCTTTTCGCCGAGTTCGAACGGGTGGTCGGTGCCGTGAGTTTCCTGGGCTACCTCAAGAACGGTCGGCGGCTGTCGCTGGAAGAGTACGCTTCGATCGAGGAATACGGCCCGGTTCCCAAGGGATGGGACTACCTGAAAAACCCGCACACCTTCGACTGGGCCAATTACATCGGCGACGACTTCGCCGGGGTGCCGGTTTCCTTCGACAAGTCGGTGCGGCCGATCGTGGCGTCCTTCCCGCGGCCGCTGTAG
- a CDS encoding GDSL-type esterase/lipase family protein has protein sequence MKGGWFGVAALLLLAAVVFAANDSEKTGGPNAAALRYEATVHFSRELPGSCREHAVERFRKFRRDEKTSDAPVGVVFIGDSLVEGWAPLPRTTPHAALNRGISCDTTLGVHERLIRDVVAAKPRVAVILAGTNDLTLFHRLAAHDRAFHVVQSITSLAQRLQGHGIKPVVVSIPPTRVTFSGLSVRATNLLIRDVNGDLLRNCRRLGAEFWNIHRLVSDANGQLKEGFTYDGLHLSSDAYQHINRHLTSRLRALLR, from the coding sequence ATGAAGGGCGGTTGGTTTGGGGTCGCGGCGCTGCTGCTGTTGGCGGCGGTGGTGTTTGCGGCGAACGATTCCGAGAAAACCGGCGGGCCGAACGCGGCGGCGCTGCGTTACGAAGCGACGGTTCACTTTTCGCGGGAACTGCCGGGCTCTTGCCGCGAGCACGCGGTGGAGCGGTTTCGGAAATTTCGGCGCGACGAGAAAACGAGTGACGCGCCGGTGGGCGTGGTTTTCATCGGCGACTCGCTGGTCGAAGGCTGGGCGCCGCTACCGCGCACGACGCCGCACGCGGCCTTGAATCGCGGCATTTCCTGCGACACGACGCTGGGCGTGCATGAGCGCTTGATTCGCGATGTGGTTGCAGCCAAGCCGCGGGTGGCGGTGATTCTGGCCGGGACCAACGACCTGACGCTCTTTCATCGCCTGGCGGCCCACGACCGCGCCTTTCACGTCGTGCAGAGCATCACCAGCCTGGCGCAGCGGCTGCAGGGGCACGGGATCAAACCCGTGGTGGTGTCGATTCCGCCGACGCGCGTGACGTTCTCGGGGCTCTCGGTGCGAGCGACCAATCTGCTCATCCGCGACGTGAACGGCGACCTGCTGCGCAACTGCCGCCGCCTGGGGGCGGAGTTCTGGAACATTCATCGCCTCGTGAGCGACGCCAACGGGCAACTCAAGGAAGGCTTCACTTACGACGGCCTGCACTTATCCTCCGACGCTTACCAGCACATCAACCGGCATTTGACGTCGCGCTTGCGGGCCTTGTTGCGTTAG
- a CDS encoding SUMF1/EgtB/PvdO family nonheme iron enzyme: protein MVCSVSGGRFCVCYLLIGLLLALCGAVAGAGEAPEGMVVIPAGAFTMGAGSSPPLGPQRSVTLSAYYIDRTEVTVGAYKKCVAAGRCQWNPNATSERFFGDDQPMVLVNWHDAKAYCEFAGKRLPTEAEWEKAARGEAGNRYPWGNEYEANRANLADTTDAPVDLALYRFTWPVGKAPGDVSAYGVRDMAGNVNEWTADTYRADYHEKTSGTNPRASAKGEDPQGRRTYTVRGGSFANNGGEAALFQRDGWRHAAGRGLRLGFRCSKDVP from the coding sequence ATGGTTTGTTCGGTGTCCGGTGGTCGTTTTTGTGTTTGTTATTTATTGATCGGCTTGCTGTTAGCGCTGTGCGGGGCGGTGGCGGGGGCGGGCGAAGCGCCGGAGGGCATGGTGGTCATTCCCGCCGGGGCGTTCACGATGGGCGCGGGCAGTTCGCCGCCGCTGGGGCCGCAGCGAAGCGTCACGCTTTCGGCCTACTATATTGACCGCACGGAAGTCACCGTCGGCGCATACAAAAAATGCGTGGCGGCGGGGCGCTGCCAGTGGAACCCGAATGCAACCTCCGAACGCTTTTTCGGCGACGACCAACCCATGGTGCTGGTCAACTGGCACGATGCGAAAGCCTACTGCGAGTTCGCGGGCAAACGCCTGCCCACCGAAGCCGAATGGGAAAAGGCGGCACGCGGCGAGGCGGGTAATCGGTATCCGTGGGGCAACGAGTATGAGGCCAATCGCGCCAACCTGGCCGACACCACCGACGCCCCGGTCGACCTCGCGCTGTACCGATTCACCTGGCCGGTGGGCAAGGCGCCGGGCGACGTATCGGCCTACGGCGTGCGCGACATGGCGGGCAACGTCAACGAATGGACGGCCGACACCTACCGCGCCGACTACCACGAGAAAACCTCCGGCACGAACCCGCGGGCTTCCGCCAAGGGCGAGGATCCGCAAGGGCGGCGGACCTACACCGTGCGCGGCGGCAGCTTCGCCAACAACGGCGGCGAGGCGGCGCTTTTTCAGCGCGACGGTTGGCGGCATGCGGCGGGGCGCGGCCTGCGGTTGGGTTTCCGCTGCTCAAAGGATGTTCCATGA
- a CDS encoding formylglycine-generating enzyme family protein, translated as MKRIIYLAVFVAVTAALCGAVTGAGDAPKGMAAIPGGWFTMGCSPGDGECFEREKPSKRVYVDAFFIDTHEVTQAEYLHVMGDNPSHFKNCANCPVETVNWNEARRYCAKVGKRLPTEAEWEYAARGGTTGARYGDIEAVAWYDIEAVAWYRSKAGKKTHPVGQKQPNAYGLYDMLGNVYEWCEDWFDEKWYSRMPEHNPINTQNKLGRVLRGGSWFTGPQHVRASYRGGHRPTGATFNGGFRCSRDGNE; from the coding sequence ATGAAAAGAATTATTTACTTGGCGGTATTCGTGGCCGTGACGGCGGCGCTGTGCGGGGCGGTGACGGGGGCGGGCGATGCGCCCAAGGGCATGGCCGCAATACCTGGCGGGTGGTTCACGATGGGCTGTTCGCCCGGAGATGGGGAGTGTTTCGAACGCGAAAAACCCAGCAAGCGGGTGTACGTGGATGCCTTTTTCATCGACACCCACGAGGTCACGCAGGCCGAGTACCTGCACGTGATGGGCGATAACCCCAGCCACTTCAAGAACTGCGCCAACTGCCCGGTGGAAACGGTGAATTGGAACGAAGCGCGCCGCTACTGCGCGAAAGTGGGCAAACGGTTGCCGACCGAGGCCGAGTGGGAATACGCAGCGCGGGGCGGGACGACGGGGGCACGGTACGGGGACATCGAAGCCGTTGCTTGGTATGACATCGAAGCCGTTGCTTGGTATAGAAGTAAAGCTGGCAAGAAAACCCACCCCGTGGGCCAGAAGCAGCCGAACGCCTATGGTTTGTACGACATGCTCGGTAACGTCTATGAGTGGTGTGAGGATTGGTTCGACGAAAAGTGGTACTCGCGGATGCCGGAGCACAACCCGATCAACACTCAAAATAAACTGGGCCGCGTGCTTCGGGGTGGTAGCTGGTTCACTGGCCCCCAACACGTGCGCGCGTCGTATCGGGGCGGGCATCGACCGACGGGTGCGACCTTCAACGGCGGGTTTCGATGTTCCCGGGATGGTAATGAGTGA
- a CDS encoding amidohydrolase family protein: MMQWKPAAVTQKPLAPIAVDCHVHLFPDDLFAAIANWFKAVGWNLPYPPKTADVLRHLEHFGVERFWALPYAHKPGIARGLNEYLAEQAGQHPQIVPFFTVHPEDDVRAEAEYAVNTLGSRGMKIHAEVQQVGLHDSRLDPAFDLLEERGMPCVLHAGNEPYPDKRAVLDFDNTRRRLEKNPNLTAVIAHLGAPDTAAYLALLDRFPNLHLEVSFTNVPPMIQVQDPAPAALAPYAERLLYGSDFPYITFPYAWQADAWARLDWVKEHHKSFFGGTANRLIGV; this comes from the coding sequence ATGATGCAGTGGAAACCCGCCGCCGTAACGCAAAAGCCGCTCGCGCCCATTGCGGTCGACTGCCACGTGCACCTTTTTCCCGACGACTTGTTCGCGGCCATCGCCAACTGGTTCAAGGCCGTGGGCTGGAACCTGCCCTACCCGCCCAAAACCGCCGACGTCCTGCGACACCTAGAACATTTCGGTGTCGAACGCTTTTGGGCGCTGCCTTACGCGCACAAGCCGGGCATCGCCCGCGGCCTGAACGAGTACCTCGCCGAGCAGGCGGGCCAACACCCGCAGATCGTGCCCTTTTTCACCGTCCATCCCGAAGACGACGTGCGTGCCGAAGCCGAGTACGCCGTGAACACGCTGGGCTCGCGCGGCATGAAAATCCACGCCGAAGTGCAGCAAGTCGGCCTGCACGATAGCCGTCTCGACCCGGCCTTCGACCTGCTGGAAGAGCGCGGCATGCCCTGCGTGCTGCACGCCGGCAACGAGCCCTACCCCGACAAACGCGCCGTGCTCGATTTCGACAACACGCGCCGGCGACTCGAGAAAAACCCCAACCTCACCGCGGTCATCGCGCACCTGGGCGCGCCGGACACCGCCGCGTATCTCGCGCTGCTCGACCGCTTCCCCAACCTGCACCTGGAGGTCTCGTTCACCAACGTGCCGCCGATGATACAGGTTCAGGATCCCGCGCCCGCCGCGCTGGCCCCTTACGCCGAGCGCCTGCTGTACGGCTCCGACTTCCCCTACATCACCTTTCCCTACGCCTGGCAGGCCGACGCCTGGGCGCGGCTCGACTGGGTGAAGGAGCACCACAAATCCTTTTTCGGTGGCACGGCGAATCGCTTGATCGGCGTGTAG
- a CDS encoding SUMF1/EgtB/PvdO family nonheme iron enzyme — MKRYLSGFAILWLASVALWAGCRADNGELALVAGGSFMAGSTALLTKDNPERPAQVAAFHIMRHEVTVARYTDCVAAGACAAIHLAGPFGRDDLPMTHVTWDEAQSYCRWRGMRLPTENEWERAARGRGNTLYPWGDEFAPEAANGGHAKACRKKDTVFRFAAPGGCFPKDRSDFGVMDMAGNVAEWTAEVYSPEPGRGGDAAVKVVKGGYFYAEPNQLSGAWREASHQYVRSPRIGFRCVKDVD; from the coding sequence ATGAAACGATATCTATCCGGATTCGCGATTTTGTGGCTGGCGTCCGTGGCGCTGTGGGCCGGTTGCCGGGCCGATAACGGCGAATTGGCGCTCGTGGCAGGCGGCTCATTCATGGCGGGCTCGACGGCTCTTCTGACCAAGGACAACCCCGAGCGTCCGGCGCAGGTCGCGGCGTTTCACATCATGCGCCACGAGGTGACCGTCGCGCGGTACACCGATTGCGTGGCCGCGGGGGCGTGCGCGGCGATTCATTTGGCTGGTCCGTTCGGCCGCGACGACCTGCCGATGACGCACGTCACCTGGGACGAGGCGCAAAGCTACTGCCGATGGCGCGGCATGCGTCTGCCGACCGAAAACGAGTGGGAGCGGGCGGCGCGGGGCCGGGGCAACACGCTGTATCCGTGGGGCGACGAGTTCGCGCCGGAGGCGGCCAACGGCGGTCACGCGAAGGCCTGCCGGAAAAAGGACACCGTGTTTCGCTTTGCGGCGCCGGGCGGCTGTTTCCCGAAAGACCGTTCCGATTTCGGCGTGATGGACATGGCGGGCAACGTGGCCGAGTGGACGGCCGAGGTTTACAGTCCCGAGCCGGGACGAGGCGGCGACGCGGCGGTGAAGGTGGTCAAGGGCGGTTACTTCTATGCCGAGCCCAACCAGCTTTCGGGCGCGTGGCGCGAGGCGTCGCACCAATACGTACGCTCGCCGCGCATCGGCTTTCGCTGCGTGAAGGACGTGGACTGA